From the Balearica regulorum gibbericeps isolate bBalReg1 chromosome 4, bBalReg1.pri, whole genome shotgun sequence genome, one window contains:
- the CENPC gene encoding centromere protein C isoform X3 encodes MAEALNHFKKEYRARFCHGGRKKIDVQPGQNVLKLIQDCFESCDSDLTISSPSATHGSALIVRNEKGTSIQSQRSKAGLTNSVKRACNSAESLPASPLKTVSSRGWSHESPLKPAICDYIADSKNPKSSVSKRETNNILKDVEALCKSPAMSSDPEDDYGSVGSPLLVEEAKSSPVHTLHFDDQNAVKSHVEVENLEGLQTGRDEQVVLVQGTERIATSSVQKEKSFSSVVLAAVATGTSGKRYSTSISPPSPPPVKDQDTEIENECEFLIDESDGVSFNSWFSIPRKSKKSKKDGSATPVSKSQPSEKEKTENKKGKTKKDALRQGSPNQKKDTSWKPEAQNLILSQSGLETKASDAEQSKTKVMLSEDSPMPSPGHQQERTVSPKKNLKSSKHLQSASKASQHLVQKKQTAKQKLPKDTVAKKLAESPRKKPKKSGKKSSKKKPQLPRQLSSDSEPGEEELEREPVKLNEVLTSPLHQKRQTSVVQKLAESEKPKNLLHTLESLGGANNKTPVKALQHLLDSVKNSEKKRLPAKSSGKIPKKINRRTSKGVCSNPEDTEVQTDDNSSVQDMAIEKQKLSDVKTKSNKRKRNTQHGLQDSFAAEKAASLESGPVLEHCDKFTSRSESCEQDNTSSDSSEDLNCQIRNLLSDNIARHKIVMPSNTPNVRRTKRIRLRPLEYWRGERVNYAMRPSGGLVISGIVCPETEPHRNVKRRKHGHRQKRDEIRSEIPANLDHTLADTSKPTVVLNPETNEEVLLECINTESSHSCFFKDESVEIYKNLNTPAFATGRLILKPFKEKGHQFVHMDTIAFHVIHGKIIVTLHKTSYYLTTGDYFYVPAGNGYNIRNLLNEESVLLFTQLKKDRPKARSMLLETSSP; translated from the exons ATGGCGGAGGCCTTG aatcactttaaaaaagagTACAGAGCTAGATTCTGCCATGGAGGAAg AAAGAAGATTGATGTACAGCCAGGTCAAAACGTACTGAAACTCATACAGGATTGTTTTGAAA GTTGTGATAGTGATCTTACAATAAGCTCTCCAAGTGCAACCCATGGCTCAGCCCTGATTGtcagaaatgagaaaggaaCTTCAATACAGAGCCAAAGG TCAAAGGCAGGGTTAACTAACTCTGTGAAAAGAGCCTGTAATTCTGCAGAGTCCTTACCTGCATCACCACTAAAAACAGTCAGCAGCAGAG GATGGTCACATGAATCACCCCTGAAGCCTGCAATATGTGATTACATAGCTGATTCTAAAAATCCAAAGTCTTCTGTGtctaaaagagaaacaaataatatattaaaagatGTTGAAGCACTATGCAAAAGTCCTGCTATGTCTTCGGACCCTGAGGATGATTATGGGTCTGTTGGATCACCTCTTCTTGTGGAGGAAGCAAAAAGTTCTCCTGTACATAC ATTACATTTTGATGACCAAAATGCAGTGAAGAGCCATGTGGAAGTTGAAAATTTGGAAGGACTTCAGACTGGGAGAGATGAGCAGGTTGTTCTCGTGCAAGGAACAGAACGTATTGCTACGTCTTCTGTACAGAAAGAGAAGTCTTTCTCTTCAGTTGTCTTAGCAGCTGTAGCAACAGGAACATCTGGAAAAAG GTACTCGACCTCAATatcaccaccatcaccacctcCTGTGAAAGATCAAgatacagaaatagaaaatgaatgtgaatttttaattgATGAATCAGATGGTGTATCTTTTAATTCTTGGTTTTCAATACCCCGTAAGagcaaaaaatcaaaaaaagatGGCTCTGCAACTCCTGTTTCTAAATCTCAGCCCTCTGaaaaggagaagacagagaataagaaag GAAAGACTAAAAAGGATGCACTTAGGCAAGGCTctccaaaccagaaaaaggACACGTCCTGGAAACCAGAAGCCCAAAACCTGATATTGTCACAGTCTGGATTGGAAACAAAAGCATCTGATGCagaacaaagtaaaacaaaggtGATGCTAAGTGAGGATTCACCTATGCCCTCACCTGGGCATCAGCAAGAGCGGACTGTGTCTCCAAAAAAGAATCTTAAGTCTTCCAAGCATCTGCAGTCAGCTTCAAAAGCTTCTCAGCATTTAGttcagaagaaacaaactgCTAAGCAGAAACTTCCAAAAGATACAGTAGCTAAGAAACTGGCAGAAAGTCCAAGGAAGAAGCCTAAAAAATCTGGCAAGAAAAGTAGTAAGAAAAAGCCTCAGTTACCAAGACAGCTGAGTTCTGACAGTGAACCTGGTGAGGAAGAGCTTGAAAGAGAGCCTGTAAAATTGAATGAAGTGCTTACCTCACCCCTGCATCAGAAACGACAGACTTCTGTGGTTCAGAAGTTGGCTGAGTCTGAAAAGCCTAAAAATTTATTGCACACATTGGAGTCACTTGGTGGTGCAAATAACAAAACGCCTGTAAAAGCACTACAGCACCTCTTAGACAGTGTGaagaattctgaaaagaaacgATTGCCAGCTAAGTCTTCAGGGAAGATACCCAAAAAGATCAATCGCAGAACGAGTAAAGGTGTTTGCTCAAACCCTGAGGACACAGAGGTTCAAACGGATGACAACTCTTCTGTACAGGATATGGCAattgaaaaacagaagttatcagatgtgaaaacaaaaagtaacaaaagaaaACGTAACACGCAACATGGACTACA agaTTCCTTTGCAGCTGAGAAGGCTGCAAGTCTTGAAAG TGGGCCTGTTCTAGAACATTGTGATAAATTTACTTCCAGAAGCGAGTCTTGTGAACAGGATAATACATCTTCAG ATAGTTCTGAAGACTTGAATTGTCAAATAAGAAATCTGTTGTCAGACAACATAGCAAGGCATAAAATAG TAATGCCTTCCAACACACCTAATGTTCGTCGGACAAAAAGGATACGACTGAGACCTCTGGAATATTGGCGAGGCGAGCGCGTAAACTATGCCATGAGGCCTTCAG gAGGGCTTGTGATTAGTGGAATAGTGTGTCCAGAAACAGAACCTCACAGGAACGTTAAACGGAGGAAGCATGGCCACAGgcagaaaagagatgaaataa gaagtgAGATACCTGCAAATTTGGATCACACCCTAGCTGATACTTCTAAGCCAACTGTTGTACTGAACCCGGAAACAAATGAGGAAGTACTTCTAG aatgCATTAACACTGAAAGCAGTCACTCATGCTTCTTCAAAGATGAATCGgtagaaatatataaaaatttgaaTACACCTGCTTTTGCTACTGGTAGATTGATTTTGAaaccatttaaagaaaagggaCACCAGTTTGTCCACATGGATACAATA GCTTTCCACGTTATCCATGGCAAAATTATTGTTACCTTACATAAGACATCATATTATCTGACTACAGGGGACTACTTCTATGTTCCAGCAG GAAATGGATATAACATACGTAATCTTCTGAATGAAGAAAGTGTTCTTCTCTTCACACAACTCAAAAAAGACAG aCCAAAAGCAAGAAGCATGTTGTTGGAAACCTCTTCCCCATAA
- the CENPC gene encoding centromere protein C isoform X2: MAEALNHFKKEYRARFCHGGRKKIDVQPGQNVLKLIQDCFESCDSDLTISSPSATHGSALIVRNEKGTSIQSQRSKAGLTNSVKRACNSAESLPASPLKTVSSRGWSHESPLKPAICDYIADSKNPKSSVSKRETNNILKDVEALCKSPAMSSDPEDDYGSVGSPLLVEEAKSSPVHTLHFDDQNAVKSHVEVENLEGLQTGRDEQVVLVQGTERIATSSVQKEKSFSSVVLAAVATGTSGKRYSTSISPPSPPPVKDQDTEIENECEFLIDESDGVSFNSWFSIPRKSKKSKKDGSATPVSKSQPSEKEKTENKKGKDRKVQVEALTKQKMGDLDIRVHDFKRTSNSDPVSNTEGKVFKSQSQNCTRMGKTKKDALRQGSPNQKKDTSWKPEAQNLILSQSGLETKASDAEQSKTKVMLSEDSPMPSPGHQQERTVSPKKNLKSSKHLQSASKASQHLVQKKQTAKQKLPKDTVAKKLAESPRKKPKKSGKKSSKKKPQLPRQLSSDSEPGEEELEREPVKLNEVLTSPLHQKRQTSVVQKLAESEKPKNLLHTLESLGGANNKTPVKALQHLLDSVKNSEKKRLPAKSSGKIPKKINRRTSKGVCSNPEDTEVQTDDNSSVQDMAIEKQKLSDVKTKSNKRKRNTQHGLHGPVLEHCDKFTSRSESCEQDNTSSDSSEDLNCQIRNLLSDNIARHKIVMPSNTPNVRRTKRIRLRPLEYWRGERVNYAMRPSGGLVISGIVCPETEPHRNVKRRKHGHRQKRDEIRSEIPANLDHTLADTSKPTVVLNPETNEEVLLECINTESSHSCFFKDESVEIYKNLNTPAFATGRLILKPFKEKGHQFVHMDTIAFHVIHGKIIVTLHKTSYYLTTGDYFYVPAGNGYNIRNLLNEESVLLFTQLKKDRPKARSMLLETSSP, translated from the exons ATGGCGGAGGCCTTG aatcactttaaaaaagagTACAGAGCTAGATTCTGCCATGGAGGAAg AAAGAAGATTGATGTACAGCCAGGTCAAAACGTACTGAAACTCATACAGGATTGTTTTGAAA GTTGTGATAGTGATCTTACAATAAGCTCTCCAAGTGCAACCCATGGCTCAGCCCTGATTGtcagaaatgagaaaggaaCTTCAATACAGAGCCAAAGG TCAAAGGCAGGGTTAACTAACTCTGTGAAAAGAGCCTGTAATTCTGCAGAGTCCTTACCTGCATCACCACTAAAAACAGTCAGCAGCAGAG GATGGTCACATGAATCACCCCTGAAGCCTGCAATATGTGATTACATAGCTGATTCTAAAAATCCAAAGTCTTCTGTGtctaaaagagaaacaaataatatattaaaagatGTTGAAGCACTATGCAAAAGTCCTGCTATGTCTTCGGACCCTGAGGATGATTATGGGTCTGTTGGATCACCTCTTCTTGTGGAGGAAGCAAAAAGTTCTCCTGTACATAC ATTACATTTTGATGACCAAAATGCAGTGAAGAGCCATGTGGAAGTTGAAAATTTGGAAGGACTTCAGACTGGGAGAGATGAGCAGGTTGTTCTCGTGCAAGGAACAGAACGTATTGCTACGTCTTCTGTACAGAAAGAGAAGTCTTTCTCTTCAGTTGTCTTAGCAGCTGTAGCAACAGGAACATCTGGAAAAAG GTACTCGACCTCAATatcaccaccatcaccacctcCTGTGAAAGATCAAgatacagaaatagaaaatgaatgtgaatttttaattgATGAATCAGATGGTGTATCTTTTAATTCTTGGTTTTCAATACCCCGTAAGagcaaaaaatcaaaaaaagatGGCTCTGCAACTCCTGTTTCTAAATCTCAGCCCTCTGaaaaggagaagacagagaataagaaaggcaaagacagaaaagtacAGGTTGAAGCACTTACTAAACAGAAAATGGGTGATTTGGACATTAGAGTACATGACTTCAAACGAACATCAAATTCAGATCCAGTCTCTAACACTGAAGGAAAGGTCTTTAAATCTCAAAGCCAAAACTGTACTCGTATGG GAAAGACTAAAAAGGATGCACTTAGGCAAGGCTctccaaaccagaaaaaggACACGTCCTGGAAACCAGAAGCCCAAAACCTGATATTGTCACAGTCTGGATTGGAAACAAAAGCATCTGATGCagaacaaagtaaaacaaaggtGATGCTAAGTGAGGATTCACCTATGCCCTCACCTGGGCATCAGCAAGAGCGGACTGTGTCTCCAAAAAAGAATCTTAAGTCTTCCAAGCATCTGCAGTCAGCTTCAAAAGCTTCTCAGCATTTAGttcagaagaaacaaactgCTAAGCAGAAACTTCCAAAAGATACAGTAGCTAAGAAACTGGCAGAAAGTCCAAGGAAGAAGCCTAAAAAATCTGGCAAGAAAAGTAGTAAGAAAAAGCCTCAGTTACCAAGACAGCTGAGTTCTGACAGTGAACCTGGTGAGGAAGAGCTTGAAAGAGAGCCTGTAAAATTGAATGAAGTGCTTACCTCACCCCTGCATCAGAAACGACAGACTTCTGTGGTTCAGAAGTTGGCTGAGTCTGAAAAGCCTAAAAATTTATTGCACACATTGGAGTCACTTGGTGGTGCAAATAACAAAACGCCTGTAAAAGCACTACAGCACCTCTTAGACAGTGTGaagaattctgaaaagaaacgATTGCCAGCTAAGTCTTCAGGGAAGATACCCAAAAAGATCAATCGCAGAACGAGTAAAGGTGTTTGCTCAAACCCTGAGGACACAGAGGTTCAAACGGATGACAACTCTTCTGTACAGGATATGGCAattgaaaaacagaagttatcagatgtgaaaacaaaaagtaacaaaagaaaACGTAACACGCAACATGGACTACA TGGGCCTGTTCTAGAACATTGTGATAAATTTACTTCCAGAAGCGAGTCTTGTGAACAGGATAATACATCTTCAG ATAGTTCTGAAGACTTGAATTGTCAAATAAGAAATCTGTTGTCAGACAACATAGCAAGGCATAAAATAG TAATGCCTTCCAACACACCTAATGTTCGTCGGACAAAAAGGATACGACTGAGACCTCTGGAATATTGGCGAGGCGAGCGCGTAAACTATGCCATGAGGCCTTCAG gAGGGCTTGTGATTAGTGGAATAGTGTGTCCAGAAACAGAACCTCACAGGAACGTTAAACGGAGGAAGCATGGCCACAGgcagaaaagagatgaaataa gaagtgAGATACCTGCAAATTTGGATCACACCCTAGCTGATACTTCTAAGCCAACTGTTGTACTGAACCCGGAAACAAATGAGGAAGTACTTCTAG aatgCATTAACACTGAAAGCAGTCACTCATGCTTCTTCAAAGATGAATCGgtagaaatatataaaaatttgaaTACACCTGCTTTTGCTACTGGTAGATTGATTTTGAaaccatttaaagaaaagggaCACCAGTTTGTCCACATGGATACAATA GCTTTCCACGTTATCCATGGCAAAATTATTGTTACCTTACATAAGACATCATATTATCTGACTACAGGGGACTACTTCTATGTTCCAGCAG GAAATGGATATAACATACGTAATCTTCTGAATGAAGAAAGTGTTCTTCTCTTCACACAACTCAAAAAAGACAG aCCAAAAGCAAGAAGCATGTTGTTGGAAACCTCTTCCCCATAA
- the CENPC gene encoding centromere protein C isoform X1 has protein sequence MAEALNHFKKEYRARFCHGGRKKIDVQPGQNVLKLIQDCFESCDSDLTISSPSATHGSALIVRNEKGTSIQSQRSKAGLTNSVKRACNSAESLPASPLKTVSSRGWSHESPLKPAICDYIADSKNPKSSVSKRETNNILKDVEALCKSPAMSSDPEDDYGSVGSPLLVEEAKSSPVHTLHFDDQNAVKSHVEVENLEGLQTGRDEQVVLVQGTERIATSSVQKEKSFSSVVLAAVATGTSGKRYSTSISPPSPPPVKDQDTEIENECEFLIDESDGVSFNSWFSIPRKSKKSKKDGSATPVSKSQPSEKEKTENKKGKDRKVQVEALTKQKMGDLDIRVHDFKRTSNSDPVSNTEGKVFKSQSQNCTRMGKTKKDALRQGSPNQKKDTSWKPEAQNLILSQSGLETKASDAEQSKTKVMLSEDSPMPSPGHQQERTVSPKKNLKSSKHLQSASKASQHLVQKKQTAKQKLPKDTVAKKLAESPRKKPKKSGKKSSKKKPQLPRQLSSDSEPGEEELEREPVKLNEVLTSPLHQKRQTSVVQKLAESEKPKNLLHTLESLGGANNKTPVKALQHLLDSVKNSEKKRLPAKSSGKIPKKINRRTSKGVCSNPEDTEVQTDDNSSVQDMAIEKQKLSDVKTKSNKRKRNTQHGLQDSFAAEKAASLESGPVLEHCDKFTSRSESCEQDNTSSDSSEDLNCQIRNLLSDNIARHKIVMPSNTPNVRRTKRIRLRPLEYWRGERVNYAMRPSGGLVISGIVCPETEPHRNVKRRKHGHRQKRDEIRSEIPANLDHTLADTSKPTVVLNPETNEEVLLECINTESSHSCFFKDESVEIYKNLNTPAFATGRLILKPFKEKGHQFVHMDTIAFHVIHGKIIVTLHKTSYYLTTGDYFYVPAGNGYNIRNLLNEESVLLFTQLKKDRPKARSMLLETSSP, from the exons ATGGCGGAGGCCTTG aatcactttaaaaaagagTACAGAGCTAGATTCTGCCATGGAGGAAg AAAGAAGATTGATGTACAGCCAGGTCAAAACGTACTGAAACTCATACAGGATTGTTTTGAAA GTTGTGATAGTGATCTTACAATAAGCTCTCCAAGTGCAACCCATGGCTCAGCCCTGATTGtcagaaatgagaaaggaaCTTCAATACAGAGCCAAAGG TCAAAGGCAGGGTTAACTAACTCTGTGAAAAGAGCCTGTAATTCTGCAGAGTCCTTACCTGCATCACCACTAAAAACAGTCAGCAGCAGAG GATGGTCACATGAATCACCCCTGAAGCCTGCAATATGTGATTACATAGCTGATTCTAAAAATCCAAAGTCTTCTGTGtctaaaagagaaacaaataatatattaaaagatGTTGAAGCACTATGCAAAAGTCCTGCTATGTCTTCGGACCCTGAGGATGATTATGGGTCTGTTGGATCACCTCTTCTTGTGGAGGAAGCAAAAAGTTCTCCTGTACATAC ATTACATTTTGATGACCAAAATGCAGTGAAGAGCCATGTGGAAGTTGAAAATTTGGAAGGACTTCAGACTGGGAGAGATGAGCAGGTTGTTCTCGTGCAAGGAACAGAACGTATTGCTACGTCTTCTGTACAGAAAGAGAAGTCTTTCTCTTCAGTTGTCTTAGCAGCTGTAGCAACAGGAACATCTGGAAAAAG GTACTCGACCTCAATatcaccaccatcaccacctcCTGTGAAAGATCAAgatacagaaatagaaaatgaatgtgaatttttaattgATGAATCAGATGGTGTATCTTTTAATTCTTGGTTTTCAATACCCCGTAAGagcaaaaaatcaaaaaaagatGGCTCTGCAACTCCTGTTTCTAAATCTCAGCCCTCTGaaaaggagaagacagagaataagaaaggcaaagacagaaaagtacAGGTTGAAGCACTTACTAAACAGAAAATGGGTGATTTGGACATTAGAGTACATGACTTCAAACGAACATCAAATTCAGATCCAGTCTCTAACACTGAAGGAAAGGTCTTTAAATCTCAAAGCCAAAACTGTACTCGTATGG GAAAGACTAAAAAGGATGCACTTAGGCAAGGCTctccaaaccagaaaaaggACACGTCCTGGAAACCAGAAGCCCAAAACCTGATATTGTCACAGTCTGGATTGGAAACAAAAGCATCTGATGCagaacaaagtaaaacaaaggtGATGCTAAGTGAGGATTCACCTATGCCCTCACCTGGGCATCAGCAAGAGCGGACTGTGTCTCCAAAAAAGAATCTTAAGTCTTCCAAGCATCTGCAGTCAGCTTCAAAAGCTTCTCAGCATTTAGttcagaagaaacaaactgCTAAGCAGAAACTTCCAAAAGATACAGTAGCTAAGAAACTGGCAGAAAGTCCAAGGAAGAAGCCTAAAAAATCTGGCAAGAAAAGTAGTAAGAAAAAGCCTCAGTTACCAAGACAGCTGAGTTCTGACAGTGAACCTGGTGAGGAAGAGCTTGAAAGAGAGCCTGTAAAATTGAATGAAGTGCTTACCTCACCCCTGCATCAGAAACGACAGACTTCTGTGGTTCAGAAGTTGGCTGAGTCTGAAAAGCCTAAAAATTTATTGCACACATTGGAGTCACTTGGTGGTGCAAATAACAAAACGCCTGTAAAAGCACTACAGCACCTCTTAGACAGTGTGaagaattctgaaaagaaacgATTGCCAGCTAAGTCTTCAGGGAAGATACCCAAAAAGATCAATCGCAGAACGAGTAAAGGTGTTTGCTCAAACCCTGAGGACACAGAGGTTCAAACGGATGACAACTCTTCTGTACAGGATATGGCAattgaaaaacagaagttatcagatgtgaaaacaaaaagtaacaaaagaaaACGTAACACGCAACATGGACTACA agaTTCCTTTGCAGCTGAGAAGGCTGCAAGTCTTGAAAG TGGGCCTGTTCTAGAACATTGTGATAAATTTACTTCCAGAAGCGAGTCTTGTGAACAGGATAATACATCTTCAG ATAGTTCTGAAGACTTGAATTGTCAAATAAGAAATCTGTTGTCAGACAACATAGCAAGGCATAAAATAG TAATGCCTTCCAACACACCTAATGTTCGTCGGACAAAAAGGATACGACTGAGACCTCTGGAATATTGGCGAGGCGAGCGCGTAAACTATGCCATGAGGCCTTCAG gAGGGCTTGTGATTAGTGGAATAGTGTGTCCAGAAACAGAACCTCACAGGAACGTTAAACGGAGGAAGCATGGCCACAGgcagaaaagagatgaaataa gaagtgAGATACCTGCAAATTTGGATCACACCCTAGCTGATACTTCTAAGCCAACTGTTGTACTGAACCCGGAAACAAATGAGGAAGTACTTCTAG aatgCATTAACACTGAAAGCAGTCACTCATGCTTCTTCAAAGATGAATCGgtagaaatatataaaaatttgaaTACACCTGCTTTTGCTACTGGTAGATTGATTTTGAaaccatttaaagaaaagggaCACCAGTTTGTCCACATGGATACAATA GCTTTCCACGTTATCCATGGCAAAATTATTGTTACCTTACATAAGACATCATATTATCTGACTACAGGGGACTACTTCTATGTTCCAGCAG GAAATGGATATAACATACGTAATCTTCTGAATGAAGAAAGTGTTCTTCTCTTCACACAACTCAAAAAAGACAG aCCAAAAGCAAGAAGCATGTTGTTGGAAACCTCTTCCCCATAA
- the CENPC gene encoding centromere protein C isoform X4, protein MSSDPEDDYGSVGSPLLVEEAKSSPVHTLHFDDQNAVKSHVEVENLEGLQTGRDEQVVLVQGTERIATSSVQKEKSFSSVVLAAVATGTSGKRYSTSISPPSPPPVKDQDTEIENECEFLIDESDGVSFNSWFSIPRKSKKSKKDGSATPVSKSQPSEKEKTENKKGKDRKVQVEALTKQKMGDLDIRVHDFKRTSNSDPVSNTEGKVFKSQSQNCTRMGKTKKDALRQGSPNQKKDTSWKPEAQNLILSQSGLETKASDAEQSKTKVMLSEDSPMPSPGHQQERTVSPKKNLKSSKHLQSASKASQHLVQKKQTAKQKLPKDTVAKKLAESPRKKPKKSGKKSSKKKPQLPRQLSSDSEPGEEELEREPVKLNEVLTSPLHQKRQTSVVQKLAESEKPKNLLHTLESLGGANNKTPVKALQHLLDSVKNSEKKRLPAKSSGKIPKKINRRTSKGVCSNPEDTEVQTDDNSSVQDMAIEKQKLSDVKTKSNKRKRNTQHGLQDSFAAEKAASLESGPVLEHCDKFTSRSESCEQDNTSSDSSEDLNCQIRNLLSDNIARHKIVMPSNTPNVRRTKRIRLRPLEYWRGERVNYAMRPSGGLVISGIVCPETEPHRNVKRRKHGHRQKRDEIRSEIPANLDHTLADTSKPTVVLNPETNEEVLLECINTESSHSCFFKDESVEIYKNLNTPAFATGRLILKPFKEKGHQFVHMDTIAFHVIHGKIIVTLHKTSYYLTTGDYFYVPAGNGYNIRNLLNEESVLLFTQLKKDRPKARSMLLETSSP, encoded by the exons ATGTCTTCGGACCCTGAGGATGATTATGGGTCTGTTGGATCACCTCTTCTTGTGGAGGAAGCAAAAAGTTCTCCTGTACATAC ATTACATTTTGATGACCAAAATGCAGTGAAGAGCCATGTGGAAGTTGAAAATTTGGAAGGACTTCAGACTGGGAGAGATGAGCAGGTTGTTCTCGTGCAAGGAACAGAACGTATTGCTACGTCTTCTGTACAGAAAGAGAAGTCTTTCTCTTCAGTTGTCTTAGCAGCTGTAGCAACAGGAACATCTGGAAAAAG GTACTCGACCTCAATatcaccaccatcaccacctcCTGTGAAAGATCAAgatacagaaatagaaaatgaatgtgaatttttaattgATGAATCAGATGGTGTATCTTTTAATTCTTGGTTTTCAATACCCCGTAAGagcaaaaaatcaaaaaaagatGGCTCTGCAACTCCTGTTTCTAAATCTCAGCCCTCTGaaaaggagaagacagagaataagaaaggcaaagacagaaaagtacAGGTTGAAGCACTTACTAAACAGAAAATGGGTGATTTGGACATTAGAGTACATGACTTCAAACGAACATCAAATTCAGATCCAGTCTCTAACACTGAAGGAAAGGTCTTTAAATCTCAAAGCCAAAACTGTACTCGTATGG GAAAGACTAAAAAGGATGCACTTAGGCAAGGCTctccaaaccagaaaaaggACACGTCCTGGAAACCAGAAGCCCAAAACCTGATATTGTCACAGTCTGGATTGGAAACAAAAGCATCTGATGCagaacaaagtaaaacaaaggtGATGCTAAGTGAGGATTCACCTATGCCCTCACCTGGGCATCAGCAAGAGCGGACTGTGTCTCCAAAAAAGAATCTTAAGTCTTCCAAGCATCTGCAGTCAGCTTCAAAAGCTTCTCAGCATTTAGttcagaagaaacaaactgCTAAGCAGAAACTTCCAAAAGATACAGTAGCTAAGAAACTGGCAGAAAGTCCAAGGAAGAAGCCTAAAAAATCTGGCAAGAAAAGTAGTAAGAAAAAGCCTCAGTTACCAAGACAGCTGAGTTCTGACAGTGAACCTGGTGAGGAAGAGCTTGAAAGAGAGCCTGTAAAATTGAATGAAGTGCTTACCTCACCCCTGCATCAGAAACGACAGACTTCTGTGGTTCAGAAGTTGGCTGAGTCTGAAAAGCCTAAAAATTTATTGCACACATTGGAGTCACTTGGTGGTGCAAATAACAAAACGCCTGTAAAAGCACTACAGCACCTCTTAGACAGTGTGaagaattctgaaaagaaacgATTGCCAGCTAAGTCTTCAGGGAAGATACCCAAAAAGATCAATCGCAGAACGAGTAAAGGTGTTTGCTCAAACCCTGAGGACACAGAGGTTCAAACGGATGACAACTCTTCTGTACAGGATATGGCAattgaaaaacagaagttatcagatgtgaaaacaaaaagtaacaaaagaaaACGTAACACGCAACATGGACTACA agaTTCCTTTGCAGCTGAGAAGGCTGCAAGTCTTGAAAG TGGGCCTGTTCTAGAACATTGTGATAAATTTACTTCCAGAAGCGAGTCTTGTGAACAGGATAATACATCTTCAG ATAGTTCTGAAGACTTGAATTGTCAAATAAGAAATCTGTTGTCAGACAACATAGCAAGGCATAAAATAG TAATGCCTTCCAACACACCTAATGTTCGTCGGACAAAAAGGATACGACTGAGACCTCTGGAATATTGGCGAGGCGAGCGCGTAAACTATGCCATGAGGCCTTCAG gAGGGCTTGTGATTAGTGGAATAGTGTGTCCAGAAACAGAACCTCACAGGAACGTTAAACGGAGGAAGCATGGCCACAGgcagaaaagagatgaaataa gaagtgAGATACCTGCAAATTTGGATCACACCCTAGCTGATACTTCTAAGCCAACTGTTGTACTGAACCCGGAAACAAATGAGGAAGTACTTCTAG aatgCATTAACACTGAAAGCAGTCACTCATGCTTCTTCAAAGATGAATCGgtagaaatatataaaaatttgaaTACACCTGCTTTTGCTACTGGTAGATTGATTTTGAaaccatttaaagaaaagggaCACCAGTTTGTCCACATGGATACAATA GCTTTCCACGTTATCCATGGCAAAATTATTGTTACCTTACATAAGACATCATATTATCTGACTACAGGGGACTACTTCTATGTTCCAGCAG GAAATGGATATAACATACGTAATCTTCTGAATGAAGAAAGTGTTCTTCTCTTCACACAACTCAAAAAAGACAG aCCAAAAGCAAGAAGCATGTTGTTGGAAACCTCTTCCCCATAA